From the Centroberyx gerrardi isolate f3 unplaced genomic scaffold, fCenGer3.hap1.cur.20231027 Scaffold_86, whole genome shotgun sequence genome, one window contains:
- the LOC139915553 gene encoding calpain small subunit 1-like has protein sequence MFLAKRLIGGILDVVSNIDPGQFVPSDPPPPRRPLAFAEAHENDEEKQFRKVFQQLAGDDMEVSPNELMNILNKIISKRGDLRTDGFSIESCRSMVAVMDSDSTGKLGFHEFKYLWNNIKRWQGIYKSHDADGSGVICSQELPRAFKAAGFPLNDQLFQLIIRRYSDEHGNMDFDNFIGCLVRLDAMCRAFKTLDKDNSGSIDLDIKEWLQLTMYS, from the exons ATGTTTCTGGCAAAGAGACTGATAGGAGGAATCCTGGATGTAGtgag CAACATCGACCCCGGTCAGTTTGTTCCTTCAGATCCT cctcctcctcgtcGACCTCTAGCCTTCGCTGAAGCCCATGAGAACGATGAGGAGAAACAGTTTCGCAAAGTCTTCCAACAGTTGGCTGGAGAT gaCATGGAGGTGAGTCCCAATGAGTTGATGAACATCCTCAACAAGATCATTTCTAAAC GTGGAGACCTGAGGACTGATGGCTTCAGCATTGAGTCCTGCAGGAGTATGGTTGCTGTCATGGAT AGTGACAGCACAGGCAAACTGGGCTTCCATGAGTTCAAATACCTGTGGAACAACATCAAGAGGTGGCAG GGAATCTATAAATCCCATGATGCCGATGGTTCAGGTGTGATCTGCTCTCAGGAGCTGCCGCGCGCCTTCAAGGCTGCTG gCTTCCCTCTGAACGACCAGCTCTTCCAGTTGATTATCCGTCGCTATAGCGATGAGCACGGCAACATGGACTTTGACAATTTCATTGGCTGCCTGGTGCGACTGGACGCCATGTGcc gAGCCTTTAAGACTCTGGATAAGGACAACAGCGGCTCCATCGACCTGGACATTAAGGAG tgGCTTCAGCTGACGATGTATTCATGA
- the LOC139920102 gene encoding synaptosomal-associated protein 25, producing MASDPPVRTEQEELQRRANQVTDESLESTRRMMQLVEESKDAGIRALVMLDEQGEQLERIEEGLDQINSDMKEAEKNLTDLGKCCGLCSCDKLKAFEESGAYKAVWGGASGQDGVVSNQPPSSRVVDEREQMIMSGGYIRRVTNDAREDEMEENLAHVGSIIGNLKSMALDMGNEIDTQNVQIDRIQGKAILNVSRIDAANQKANNLMKR from the exons ATGGCGTCAGACCCACCCGTCAGGACAGAACAGGAGGAGCTACAGAGGAGAGCCAATCAGGTCACAGATGAG TCCCTGGAGAGCACACGGAGGATGATGCAGCTGGTCGAGGag AGTAAAGATGCTGGGATCAGAGCTCTGGTGATGTTGGATGAACAAGGAG AGCAGTTGGAGCGTATAGAGGAGGGCTTGGATCAGATAAACTCTGACATGAAGGAGGCCGAGAAAAACCTGACTGACCTGGGCAAGTGCTGCGGCCTCTGCTCCTGTGATAA gctgaaGGCCTTTGAGGAGAGCGGGGCGTACAAGGCGGTTTGGGGCGGAGCCTCTGGGCAGGACGGCGTGGTGTCCAATCAGCCGCCCTCGTCTCGCGTCGTCGACGAGAGGGAGCAGATGATCATGAGTGGAGGATACATacggag AGTAACTAACGACGCCCGTGAGGACGAGATGGAGGAGAACCTGGCCCATGTTGGCAGCATCATAGGGAATCTGAAGAGCATGGCTCTGGATATGGGCAACGAGATCGACACGCAGAACGTCCAGATCGACCGCATACAGGGCAAG gccaTCCTCAACGTCTCCCGGATCGACGCTGCCAACCAGAAAGCCAACAACCTCATGAAGCGATAG